A part of Methanomassiliicoccales archaeon genomic DNA contains:
- a CDS encoding aldehyde dehydrogenase family protein gives MVFRNVNTYHNMVRDGQARLYDLRYEGEIEIMTKDLALGPKQYPLVIDGQRITGRSHFDDRSPIDENIIVGRFPRGSAEDVDAAVDAAKRAFSDWSRADLETRLGIFTKAADIMDEERFRLAAAITYDNGKNRHEAIAEVDEAIDFVRYYVGCMKENNGFSNETPRAYEDERSQSVLRPYGVWAVICPFNFPLAISCGMMTGAMVTGNTVVVKPASPAPLMPYLYYDILERAGLPPGVMNVVTGGGAEVGGRLTAHPEISGFVFTGSKEVGFDLIKRSLRRYPVPVIAEMGGKNPAVVMPSADLEKAVRGIAHSAFSYSGQKCSACSRAYVHEEIFDDLVGRLVRRTESLRFGDPRKADTYSGPVIHAKAVQDYERYVEMARKDGKVHCGGKKIEVPGLKGYYVAPTIVTGLHEDHFLLKNELFLPILCVQRVRSLEEALRKANDVDFGLTAGIYSTERSEIEYFFDNIEAGVCYANRARGATTGAMVGSQPFCGWKASGSTGKGTGTALYLTQFMRQHARTIQ, from the coding sequence ATGGTGTTCCGGAACGTCAACACCTATCACAACATGGTCAGGGACGGGCAGGCGAGATTGTACGACCTTCGCTACGAGGGCGAGATCGAGATCATGACCAAGGACCTGGCCTTGGGTCCAAAGCAATACCCGCTTGTCATCGATGGCCAAAGGATCACGGGCAGATCGCACTTCGATGACCGCTCCCCCATCGATGAGAACATCATTGTTGGAAGATTCCCAAGGGGGAGCGCGGAGGATGTCGACGCGGCCGTCGATGCCGCAAAAAGGGCCTTCAGCGACTGGTCGAGGGCCGATCTCGAGACAAGGTTGGGGATATTCACAAAGGCCGCTGACATCATGGATGAGGAAAGGTTCAGACTTGCTGCGGCGATAACCTATGACAATGGTAAGAACAGGCACGAGGCCATAGCCGAGGTGGACGAGGCCATCGATTTCGTGCGATACTATGTGGGATGCATGAAGGAGAACAACGGCTTTTCAAATGAGACCCCCAGGGCCTATGAGGACGAACGGTCCCAGAGCGTCCTGAGGCCATATGGCGTCTGGGCCGTCATATGCCCATTCAATTTCCCATTGGCCATAAGCTGTGGCATGATGACAGGGGCTATGGTCACGGGGAACACCGTCGTCGTCAAACCAGCGTCGCCGGCCCCTTTGATGCCTTACCTCTACTATGACATATTGGAGAGAGCGGGGCTGCCCCCAGGTGTCATGAACGTCGTCACCGGAGGAGGGGCCGAGGTAGGAGGCAGATTGACAGCTCACCCCGAAATATCCGGATTCGTCTTCACTGGATCAAAGGAAGTGGGCTTTGACCTGATCAAAAGGTCATTGAGGAGATACCCTGTGCCGGTCATCGCGGAGATGGGAGGGAAGAATCCCGCGGTGGTCATGCCGTCCGCGGACCTCGAAAAGGCCGTCAGGGGCATAGCTCACTCGGCGTTCAGTTATTCTGGTCAGAAATGCTCCGCCTGCTCCAGAGCATACGTTCATGAGGAGATCTTCGATGATCTCGTAGGCCGGCTCGTACGCAGGACAGAATCCCTCAGGTTCGGCGACCCGAGGAAGGCGGACACCTATTCCGGCCCTGTCATTCATGCCAAGGCCGTCCAAGATTATGAGAGATACGTGGAGATGGCGCGAAAGGATGGAAAGGTGCATTGCGGCGGAAAGAAGATAGAGGTGCCTGGCCTAAAAGGCTATTATGTGGCCCCCACAATAGTCACCGGCCTGCATGAGGACCATTTCCTGCTGAAGAACGAGCTCTTCCTTCCGATATTATGCGTGCAGAGAGTAAGGTCCCTGGAAGAGGCCCTTAGGAAGGCCAATGATGTGGACTTCGGTCTCACGGCGGGGATATATTCGACCGAGCGGTCGGAGATCGAATACTTCTTTGACAACATAGAGGCCGGCGTATGCTATGCGAACAGAGCAAGGGGTGCTACGACCGGAGCGATGGTCGGTTCTCAGCCGTTCTGCGGTTGGAAGGCATCTGGAAGCACGGGCAAGGGCACGGGGACCGCACTTTATCTCACACAGTTCATGAGGCAACACGCCCGGACCATCCAATGA
- a CDS encoding glycosyltransferase family 4 protein, with translation MKAGAPTVLMITPDYPPRITGGCALSCRLLVEGLRSRGMNVDVLAFNGDIRDEITSERGFVRYLPHPRREVLLQLNMYAVKAMKGLNKRYDIIHVYNCQQIPAAVFYARKNRSKVVATLNNMVPVCTNPSNFEEDECTACTPLDTLACAMKRKGGIAMKAFMPFHWAQFHALRRYARDVDMYIALSEETKRYYVSSGFDPDKIRVIPNMFDPAMMGLANATPRTEHKGTKNIIYTGRLEVEKGLQVLIESLSIIDRKDIVLYLVGKGDYTEQLKELAVKLGVGDRVVFPGFLPQEEIARYYALADVFVHPALWPEPFARTLLESLAFNVPLVVSDKGPSSRILEEACLSFRSGDARDLAEKLETVLYDKVKANEMRAHGRIVLSRYSPDTILTKVEKLYKEVMAK, from the coding sequence ATGAAAGCAGGAGCACCTACTGTATTGATGATAACTCCAGACTACCCCCCGAGGATAACAGGGGGCTGTGCCCTCAGCTGCAGGCTTCTCGTCGAGGGCCTGAGGTCAAGAGGGATGAATGTGGACGTGCTCGCTTTCAACGGGGACATCAGGGACGAGATCACCTCTGAAAGAGGATTCGTCCGATATCTGCCCCACCCGCGCAGGGAGGTGCTTCTCCAGCTCAACATGTATGCGGTCAAGGCGATGAAGGGATTGAACAAGAGATATGACATCATACATGTTTACAACTGCCAACAGATCCCGGCGGCCGTTTTTTATGCCAGAAAGAACAGGTCGAAGGTCGTGGCAACGCTGAACAATATGGTCCCCGTATGCACAAACCCTTCGAACTTCGAGGAGGATGAATGTACCGCATGCACTCCTTTGGACACGCTCGCATGCGCGATGAAAAGGAAAGGGGGGATCGCCATGAAGGCCTTCATGCCGTTCCACTGGGCCCAGTTCCATGCGCTCCGAAGGTATGCCAGGGATGTTGATATGTACATAGCATTATCAGAGGAGACAAAGCGATATTATGTATCATCCGGCTTCGATCCAGATAAGATCAGGGTGATACCGAACATGTTCGACCCCGCGATGATGGGGCTGGCCAATGCAACGCCGAGGACCGAGCACAAGGGCACGAAGAACATCATCTACACTGGTCGTTTAGAGGTCGAGAAGGGACTGCAGGTCCTGATCGAGTCGCTCTCTATCATCGACAGGAAGGACATCGTGCTTTATCTGGTAGGGAAGGGCGATTATACCGAACAATTGAAGGAACTTGCCGTTAAGCTGGGGGTCGGGGACAGGGTCGTCTTTCCAGGTTTCCTTCCTCAAGAGGAGATAGCGAGATATTATGCATTGGCCGATGTTTTTGTCCACCCTGCATTATGGCCGGAGCCGTTCGCGAGGACGCTCCTCGAGTCGTTGGCCTTCAATGTCCCCCTTGTGGTCTCGGACAAGGGGCCCTCCAGCAGGATATTGGAGGAGGCATGCCTCTCATTCCGCTCTGGAGATGCCAGGGACCTTGCGGAAAAGCTTGAGACGGTATTATATGATAAGGTCAAGGCCAACGAGATGAGGGCGCATGGAAGAATAGTATTGTCCAGATACTCGCCTGATACCATACTTACGAAGGTGGAGAAATTATACAAGGAAGTGATGGCCAAATAA
- a CDS encoding ABC transporter ATP-binding protein, with the protein MRSIEVSGLLKRFGNITAVNNVSFSVEKGEFFGLLGPNGAGKTTTIRMMTGVLRPDAGSIYIEGTDVLKRPLESKMKTGVIPEVGNVYPDLSAKENIDLVGRFYGLSAEKRRSRAEELLKDLGLLERGDDLVRRFSKGMKQRVSIACAMIHEPPVLFLDEPTEGLDVQSRRMIVDLVKKMNAKGSTVVLTTHNIEEANRLCQRVCIINKGSVVCIEAPEKLRRTYETTQTLEVSFDRKIDLGSFSAPHISKVEMAGDKWRFYTDDPDLAIESVMRLKEEKGARILSITTLGPSLEDVFVKLTSSGVC; encoded by the coding sequence TTGCGTTCCATAGAGGTCTCGGGCCTTTTGAAACGATTTGGCAACATAACGGCCGTCAATAACGTTTCATTCTCGGTAGAGAAAGGAGAGTTCTTTGGGCTGTTAGGCCCGAACGGGGCAGGTAAGACGACCACCATAAGGATGATGACAGGCGTGCTGAGACCAGATGCTGGGAGCATCTATATCGAGGGGACCGATGTATTAAAACGACCTCTCGAATCAAAGATGAAGACCGGCGTCATCCCAGAGGTAGGGAATGTTTACCCTGACCTCTCGGCCAAGGAGAACATCGACCTTGTCGGCAGGTTCTATGGGCTCTCGGCCGAGAAAAGGAGATCGAGGGCCGAGGAGCTGCTGAAGGACCTGGGTCTTTTGGAGCGAGGGGACGACCTTGTCCGAAGATTCTCAAAGGGGATGAAGCAAAGGGTCTCGATAGCCTGCGCGATGATCCATGAGCCGCCGGTCCTATTCCTTGATGAGCCGACAGAAGGCTTAGATGTCCAGAGCAGAAGGATGATCGTTGACCTAGTAAAAAAGATGAACGCGAAGGGGAGCACGGTCGTCCTTACGACCCATAACATAGAGGAGGCCAACCGCCTGTGCCAGCGTGTCTGCATAATAAACAAGGGATCGGTGGTCTGCATAGAGGCCCCCGAGAAGCTTAGACGTACGTATGAAACGACCCAGACACTGGAGGTCTCTTTCGACAGAAAGATCGACCTTGGGTCGTTCTCGGCCCCGCATATATCGAAGGTGGAGATGGCGGGGGACAAGTGGCGGTTCTATACTGACGATCCCGACCTTGCCATAGAATCGGTGATGAGATTAAAGGAGGAAAAGGGCGCAAGGATACTTTCGATCACAACCTTAGGGCCGAGCCTTGAAGATGTTTTCGTCAAGCTTACCTCATCGGGGGTGTGCTGA
- a CDS encoding ABC transporter permease, protein MLMNLDVMLRGVSVVMRKDVRIYYRKAPVFIFGLILPTFLFFAFFIGRDLDIPTYFPGFLAMSLFFTSSSVGPLIVPWEKQTGTFERLLSMPVNVTTVVLGDALAGAIFGMLIAGIVGIVGIFALGIAVSNIMLLILLFAIGNCCFAALGVLLSTFGGRVPANIMMLAALVRFPLIFISGIFVPLSELSGPGIYVAYCSPLTYLVDGLNYSLDHGSELGWAICVVVLLAFTALFVLAAIKVLERNLMKGL, encoded by the coding sequence GTGCTGATGAACCTGGACGTCATGTTGCGAGGGGTCTCGGTCGTGATGCGCAAGGATGTCCGCATCTATTACAGGAAGGCCCCCGTCTTCATATTCGGTCTCATACTGCCCACATTCCTTTTCTTTGCCTTCTTCATAGGCCGCGACCTCGATATACCGACCTATTTCCCAGGGTTCCTTGCGATGTCCTTATTCTTCACGTCCTCGTCAGTGGGCCCTCTTATCGTACCATGGGAGAAGCAGACTGGGACGTTTGAGAGGCTGTTGTCCATGCCTGTGAACGTGACGACGGTCGTTCTCGGTGATGCGTTGGCTGGGGCCATCTTCGGGATGCTGATAGCAGGCATTGTTGGCATAGTAGGTATCTTCGCCTTAGGCATCGCGGTGAGCAATATCATGCTCCTCATTCTCCTTTTTGCCATTGGCAATTGCTGCTTCGCAGCTCTTGGTGTTCTCCTATCGACGTTCGGAGGGAGGGTGCCTGCGAACATCATGATGCTCGCGGCATTGGTGAGATTCCCTCTTATTTTCATCAGCGGCATCTTCGTGCCATTGAGCGAGCTGAGCGGGCCAGGGATCTACGTCGCATATTGTTCTCCATTGACCTACCTGGTAGATGGTCTGAACTACAGCCTGGACCATGGCAGCGAGCTGGGATGGGCGATATGCGTGGTGGTCCTTCTTGCATTCACAGCGCTCTTTGTGCTGGCGGCCATCAAGGTGCTCGAACGTAACCTGATGAAAGGGCTATGA
- a CDS encoding ribonuclease H-like domain-containing protein, translating to MIRSTFIILPRVGNVTERGLWKKGITTWGDFLCRSHIEGIGDERKSTMDDRLEDADRFLEMGRSDYFCSLLPTVEQWRLFSTFVDDAAYLDIETDGIGPGARTTVVTVHSKKGTTTLIRGIDLTSEGLAKALAGAKMLITFNGSSFDLPVLSKEFPFTVPRVPHFDLRHGAHRIGHVGGLKLLEERFGIRRPQEVAYVTGEEAVYLWRLWEKQKKENALRLLVRYNREDTVNLEKIAGIVYDKLVEKTWRD from the coding sequence ATGATACGTAGCACGTTCATCATCCTGCCGCGCGTGGGCAATGTTACGGAGAGGGGACTCTGGAAGAAGGGTATAACCACCTGGGGAGACTTCTTGTGCAGATCGCACATCGAAGGGATAGGTGATGAAAGGAAATCAACGATGGATGACCGACTTGAGGATGCGGATAGGTTCCTGGAGATGGGGCGCTCAGATTATTTTTGCTCATTACTTCCGACCGTCGAGCAATGGCGGCTGTTCTCGACCTTTGTCGATGACGCGGCGTACCTGGATATAGAGACCGATGGTATCGGTCCAGGGGCAAGGACCACGGTCGTAACGGTGCATTCTAAGAAAGGCACCACGACATTGATAAGGGGTATCGACCTCACATCCGAGGGTCTCGCGAAGGCCCTTGCGGGGGCGAAGATGCTCATCACCTTCAATGGATCGTCATTCGACCTTCCTGTCCTGAGCAAGGAATTCCCTTTCACTGTCCCGAGGGTCCCTCATTTTGATCTCAGGCATGGTGCTCATAGGATCGGGCATGTAGGTGGCCTCAAGCTCCTGGAAGAAAGGTTTGGGATCAGAAGGCCTCAAGAGGTCGCTTATGTGACAGGAGAGGAGGCCGTCTATCTATGGAGGCTGTGGGAGAAACAGAAAAAAGAGAACGCATTGAGATTGCTCGTACGGTACAACAGGGAGGACACGGTCAACCTGGAAAAGATCGCTGGAATAGTTTATGATAAGCTTGTGGAAAAGACCTGGAGGGATTGA
- a CDS encoding DHH family phosphoesterase, which yields MPSYEERVERFEKRARAVASHLRDASKVLVVGHIDADGISATAIARTALEREGIEVMTRSVKKVDEAEVSRIENEDYDTVLLVDLGSGMGTRFKDASVCIADHHAPDVHGGRTSDVGHDVRGKRRKKSANILKGQRQIDQPHLILNPMDFGIDGSREISGSGVTYWITKCLDPANKDLAALAVVGAVGDFQDSDEGRLTGLNARIVDDGVAAGVLRVEEDIRLFGRVSRPLTKFIQYSDLPLPWTSDWARCREFFKELEIPLGRKEKLRTWSDLTAEERERAINALEFELAKLGRGDCRLKGEIYILTKEAQGTELCDAKEYATLLNSCGRHGQADLGVELCTVSRNGEAFSEILNKVRGQIKTHRENLRGGIDAFDGALLVQMTALQYFRTEEEFGLPSSLETTLGTVLGMVLSSGKVPSDRPLFAFAKTEDGKLKVSARATKELVAKGLDLSSAIKLSAEKVGGVGGGHNIAAGATIEKGKEVEFLDRADMIIREQFERSGLK from the coding sequence ATGCCTTCCTATGAGGAGCGCGTGGAGCGGTTTGAAAAAAGGGCCAGGGCGGTCGCGTCGCATCTGAGAGATGCCTCCAAGGTCCTCGTGGTCGGCCACATAGACGCCGATGGCATCTCTGCTACAGCTATCGCGAGGACCGCACTTGAAAGGGAGGGCATAGAGGTCATGACGAGGTCTGTGAAGAAGGTCGACGAGGCCGAGGTCTCGAGGATCGAAAATGAAGATTACGACACCGTGCTGCTCGTCGACCTGGGGTCCGGAATGGGGACGCGCTTCAAGGACGCCTCCGTCTGCATCGCCGACCATCATGCCCCGGATGTCCATGGAGGGAGGACATCCGATGTCGGTCATGATGTAAGAGGGAAAAGAAGGAAAAAGAGCGCAAATATACTGAAGGGTCAGAGGCAGATCGACCAACCACATCTGATCCTGAACCCCATGGACTTTGGTATCGATGGTTCAAGGGAGATCTCTGGTTCTGGGGTGACATATTGGATCACAAAGTGCCTAGACCCTGCGAACAAAGACCTTGCGGCATTGGCGGTCGTGGGGGCGGTGGGGGACTTTCAAGATTCGGACGAAGGGAGGTTGACCGGTCTGAATGCAAGGATAGTCGATGATGGTGTTGCCGCGGGAGTGCTCAGGGTCGAGGAGGACATCCGTCTGTTCGGAAGGGTCTCAAGGCCCCTTACAAAGTTCATCCAATACTCCGACCTGCCATTGCCCTGGACCTCGGACTGGGCGAGATGTAGGGAATTCTTCAAGGAGCTTGAGATACCTCTTGGCAGAAAGGAGAAACTTAGGACATGGTCCGACCTGACGGCTGAGGAGCGTGAAAGGGCCATCAACGCCTTGGAATTTGAGCTCGCGAAGCTGGGGAGGGGGGATTGCAGGTTGAAGGGGGAGATATACATCCTCACAAAGGAAGCACAGGGCACCGAGCTTTGTGATGCAAAAGAGTATGCAACCCTGTTGAACTCCTGCGGTAGGCATGGACAGGCTGACCTAGGGGTGGAACTGTGCACCGTGTCCAGGAACGGTGAAGCCTTCTCAGAGATTCTGAACAAGGTAAGGGGGCAGATAAAGACGCATAGGGAGAACCTGAGAGGGGGGATCGATGCGTTCGATGGAGCACTGCTTGTTCAGATGACCGCACTTCAGTATTTCAGGACAGAGGAGGAGTTCGGATTGCCTTCTTCGTTGGAGACCACTTTAGGTACCGTGCTAGGGATGGTCCTTTCTTCTGGTAAGGTGCCGAGCGACCGGCCGTTGTTCGCCTTCGCTAAGACCGAGGACGGCAAGCTTAAGGTTTCGGCCAGGGCGACCAAGGAACTTGTGGCCAAAGGTTTGGACCTATCCTCTGCGATAAAATTGTCCGCGGAGAAGGTAGGTGGGGTGGGCGGGGGGCATAACATCGCTGCTGGTGCAACGATCGAAAAGGGCAAGGAAGTTGAGTTCCTTGATAGGGCCGACATGATCATCCGAGAACAATTTGAACGTTCGGGGCTGAAATAG
- the argF gene encoding ornithine carbamoyltransferase: MKRDFISMLDVEDILGELLVLAEEMKAGKYKDQAPLKGKKLAMIFEKSSTRTRVSFEVGMLELGGHALNLSMKDLQLGRGETVADTAKVLSRYVDGIMYRAYQHAMMLELAHNASVPVINALDDVEHPCQIMADLLTIKEYKGRLRGIKIAYVGDGNNVCNSLMLGAAMCGMDFIAAVPPGFEPDKELTGIAKTLADKHNGSIEIITDPLEAAKGADAVYTDVWVSMGKEDQSEERIKVFMPYQINSRLMSVAQPDAIAMHCLPAHRGMEISADVMDGPHSVVFDQAENRLHVQKAILMKLLGDQQEEE; this comes from the coding sequence ATGAAACGCGATTTCATTTCGATGTTGGACGTGGAGGACATCCTTGGTGAACTGCTAGTACTTGCTGAGGAGATGAAGGCTGGAAAATACAAGGACCAGGCTCCTTTGAAAGGAAAGAAGCTTGCGATGATATTCGAAAAATCGTCCACACGTACCAGGGTATCTTTCGAGGTCGGGATGTTGGAGCTCGGAGGGCATGCGCTTAATCTCAGCATGAAGGACCTCCAACTGGGCCGTGGCGAGACGGTCGCGGACACCGCCAAGGTCCTGTCCCGTTATGTGGACGGTATAATGTACAGAGCTTACCAGCATGCGATGATGTTGGAGCTCGCACACAACGCCTCTGTACCGGTGATCAACGCCCTTGACGATGTTGAACATCCCTGCCAGATAATGGCAGATCTTCTTACCATCAAAGAATATAAGGGAAGGCTGAGGGGGATCAAGATAGCATATGTCGGGGACGGGAACAACGTTTGCAACTCATTGATGCTCGGCGCCGCGATGTGCGGTATGGACTTCATAGCCGCAGTGCCTCCAGGGTTCGAACCTGACAAGGAGCTCACTGGTATCGCCAAGACCCTGGCGGACAAGCACAACGGTTCGATAGAGATTATCACCGACCCCCTTGAGGCCGCGAAAGGCGCGGACGCCGTCTATACGGACGTCTGGGTGTCGATGGGGAAAGAGGACCAGTCCGAGGAGCGTATAAAGGTCTTTATGCCATATCAGATCAACTCCAGGTTGATGTCAGTGGCGCAGCCTGATGCGATCGCCATGCATTGTCTCCCGGCGCATCGTGGCATGGAGATAAGCGCGGATGTGATGGACGGACCTCACAGCGTGGTGTTCGACCAGGCGGAGAACAGGTTGCATGTGCAGAAGGCAATACTCATGAAACTGCTCGGCGATCAGCAGGAAGAAGAGTAG
- a CDS encoding GDP-L-fucose synthase, producing the protein MSKDSKIYVAGHRGMVGSAIVRKLQADGYENLLLRTSKDLDLRRQYEVERFFEQERPEFVFISAAKVGGILANNTFPAEFIYDNLMIEANIIEAARKTNVNKLLFLGSSCIYPKFAPQPIKEEYLLTGGLEPTNEAYSVAKITGIELCKFYRRQYGCDFISVMPTNLYGPNDNFDLSSSHVLPALLRKFHEAKVAGVDEVVIWGTGEPRREFLHVDDLADACVFLMNNYSGEMHLNIGTGEDIKIIELADLIAKVVGFKGRIVNDLSKPDGTPRKLLDISRLKGLGWTASIGLEEGIRSTYEWFLENLETIRR; encoded by the coding sequence ATGTCTAAGGACAGTAAAATCTATGTAGCCGGCCACAGGGGGATGGTCGGTTCTGCGATTGTGCGCAAGCTACAAGCAGATGGCTATGAAAATTTATTGCTAAGGACATCTAAGGACTTGGACCTGAGAAGGCAATATGAGGTCGAAAGGTTCTTTGAGCAGGAGAGGCCTGAGTTCGTCTTCATTTCCGCGGCCAAAGTGGGCGGCATTCTTGCCAACAATACATTTCCTGCGGAGTTCATCTATGACAATCTCATGATTGAGGCGAATATCATAGAGGCGGCCAGGAAGACCAATGTTAATAAATTGTTGTTCCTCGGAAGTTCTTGTATTTACCCAAAATTTGCCCCTCAGCCGATAAAGGAGGAATATCTTTTAACAGGCGGTCTCGAGCCAACGAACGAGGCATACTCGGTCGCCAAAATAACGGGAATAGAGCTATGTAAGTTCTATCGTAGGCAATATGGATGCGACTTTATCTCGGTAATGCCGACCAACCTCTATGGACCTAACGACAATTTTGACCTTAGCTCATCCCATGTCCTACCTGCCCTGTTACGTAAGTTTCATGAGGCAAAGGTCGCTGGGGTAGATGAAGTCGTGATCTGGGGTACAGGTGAACCAAGAAGAGAGTTCCTACATGTGGACGACCTGGCAGATGCCTGCGTCTTCTTGATGAACAATTACTCAGGGGAGATGCATCTCAACATTGGGACCGGGGAAGATATAAAGATCATCGAGCTCGCAGATCTGATAGCAAAGGTCGTTGGGTTTAAGGGGAGAATAGTCAACGACCTCTCCAAGCCTGACGGAACTCCGCGGAAATTGCTAGACATAAGCCGATTAAAGGGGTTAGGATGGACAGCATCGATTGGGTTGGAAGAGGGGATAAGGTCTACCTATGAATGGTTCCTTGAGAATCTGGAGACCATACGCAGGTGA
- the gmd gene encoding GDP-mannose 4,6-dehydratase, with amino-acid sequence MKKVAMITGITGQDGSFLAEFLLKKGYEVHGIIRRSSSFNTGRIEHLYLKDYIDDMHKEKRVFLHYGDMTDTNSLMSLVQNVRPDEIYNLAAQSHVKVSFEAPEYTANADAIGTLRLLEIIRLLGLEKKTKFYQASTSELYGLVQEVPQSETTPFYPRSPYGVAKLYAYWIVVNYREAYGIFAVNGILFNHESERRGETFVTRKITLAAARIAAGVQRKLYLGNLNAKRDWGYAPDYVQCMWMMLQHPKPEDFVIATGEQHTVREFCELAFKEVGIELKWEGSGINEKGIDKKNGKVLVEIDRRYFRPTEVDDLLGDPTKAIKLLGWNPKQTSFHDLVKKMVRSDMEKVAKEIRANGKG; translated from the coding sequence ATGAAAAAGGTAGCAATGATCACGGGTATAACCGGTCAGGACGGTTCATTCCTCGCTGAATTTCTATTAAAAAAAGGATATGAGGTCCACGGCATCATCAGACGGAGCTCCTCGTTCAACACTGGAAGGATCGAGCATCTCTACCTAAAAGATTACATTGACGACATGCACAAAGAGAAACGCGTGTTCCTCCACTATGGCGATATGACCGATACCAATAGTCTCATGTCGTTAGTTCAGAATGTACGACCAGATGAGATTTACAATTTGGCCGCCCAATCGCATGTTAAAGTCTCGTTCGAAGCACCGGAGTACACCGCGAACGCCGACGCGATCGGGACATTGAGGCTCCTTGAGATAATCAGGTTACTTGGCCTCGAAAAAAAGACAAAGTTCTATCAAGCGTCCACATCTGAACTATATGGCCTGGTGCAAGAGGTCCCTCAGAGCGAGACAACTCCTTTCTATCCCCGTAGCCCATATGGCGTTGCAAAACTGTATGCATACTGGATAGTTGTGAATTATCGTGAAGCATATGGTATTTTCGCGGTTAATGGCATATTGTTCAATCACGAATCTGAAAGAAGGGGAGAGACCTTCGTCACAAGGAAGATAACTCTTGCAGCAGCGAGGATAGCGGCAGGTGTCCAAAGGAAGCTATATTTGGGCAATCTAAATGCAAAGAGGGACTGGGGTTATGCTCCAGACTACGTCCAATGCATGTGGATGATGTTACAACATCCGAAGCCCGAAGATTTTGTCATTGCGACCGGCGAGCAACACACCGTCAGGGAGTTCTGCGAACTTGCATTCAAAGAGGTAGGCATTGAACTAAAGTGGGAGGGTTCCGGGATCAATGAAAAAGGAATCGACAAGAAGAATGGCAAGGTCCTGGTTGAGATTGACCGTCGTTATTTCCGTCCGACCGAGGTAGATGACCTACTGGGTGATCCAACTAAAGCGATCAAGTTATTGGGATGGAACCCTAAGCAGACAAGCTTCCACGATTTGGTTAAGAAGATGGTACGCTCAGATATGGAAAAAGTTGCCAAGGAGATAAGGGCCAACGGAAAGGGTTGA
- a CDS encoding glycosyltransferase family 2 protein, which yields MERDARLKKVIALVPAFNEELTIASVVLMSVPYVWKVIVVDDGSKDRTSEIAAKAGAMVIQLPKNTGKAAALRRGFEECKKFDPDCVVTIDGDGQMDPSLIPNICRPVLDGEADLVIGSRYLERTDIPKYRKMGLLVLNSTTNLGSMTKVTDSQSGYRALSRNALEHVDFRSDSYSVESDMIIHFSNKGLKITEVPTTVRYDVPNGHKKNPLKHGMSVLAKLIGFVGYKRPLLLFGVPGIAFFLAGTILSFATFLNTKLIFDWTLVTQGIAGISLFGTGLFLIFTSLVLNSLGILMDKLR from the coding sequence ATGGAAAGGGATGCACGTCTCAAAAAGGTCATAGCATTGGTACCGGCATTTAACGAGGAGCTGACGATAGCATCCGTCGTCCTAATGTCTGTGCCATATGTCTGGAAGGTAATAGTTGTGGACGACGGCTCCAAAGACAGGACATCAGAGATTGCAGCAAAGGCTGGGGCCATGGTAATACAATTACCAAAGAACACTGGAAAGGCCGCGGCTCTCAGAAGAGGGTTTGAGGAGTGCAAGAAATTCGACCCTGATTGCGTAGTCACTATAGATGGCGACGGTCAGATGGACCCCTCCCTTATTCCCAATATCTGCAGACCGGTGTTGGATGGCGAGGCGGACCTGGTCATCGGTTCAAGATACCTGGAAAGAACAGACATACCTAAGTACAGGAAAATGGGGCTTTTGGTCCTCAACTCGACGACGAACCTGGGCTCAATGACAAAGGTAACAGACAGCCAGTCGGGATACAGGGCACTGTCGAGGAATGCGCTAGAGCACGTTGACTTCCGTTCTGATTCCTACAGTGTTGAATCGGACATGATAATCCATTTCTCGAACAAAGGGCTGAAGATCACGGAGGTGCCAACAACCGTACGTTATGACGTGCCGAACGGACATAAGAAAAACCCTTTGAAACATGGCATGTCCGTCCTTGCGAAGCTGATCGGGTTCGTTGGTTATAAGCGCCCGTTGCTCCTTTTCGGGGTCCCAGGGATTGCCTTTTTTTTGGCAGGCACCATCTTGTCATTCGCCACATTCCTTAATACAAAGCTGATATTCGATTGGACACTCGTCACTCAGGGGATCGCTGGTATCTCGCTATTTGGGACAGGCCTATTTTTAATATTCACATCTCTCGTACTCAATTCCTTAGGCATCTTGATGGACAAATTGAGATGA